Within Haematobia irritans isolate KBUSLIRL chromosome 2, ASM5000362v1, whole genome shotgun sequence, the genomic segment gAATCAATCTAAGATTTAAGGCTTCTTTTATCAaatttcccccaaaaaattacaaaaatctttccagtcaataaaaaaatccccccaaaaaacAGTTACGTTACTTTAATGGCTTACATATTGTCCCCAGAAGAATTGGTTTCTTTTCTTATCATCAGGCATTCACATGTcacataacaagtaaggaaaagtaAGATGTAAAAAAGGGTTGATAGAGTTGGAGTAGTAGGACCAACAAAAATTGCTGAAATCAGCTGGAGACCACACACAAATCTCAATCTTCTTAGGGAAGGAATCAGACGGAGTTTTTCTCTGTGTTAGAGGAAGAGAATTTGGGGGCTGGGGGAATAACTGATATAGAAATCATGAAAGGAGTGTGTatgttgcaaacaaaaaaagggGTTAAGAGGAAATGACCAAAGTTGATTATATTGTTAATCTTTGCTagagatgatgatgacgatgttaTTGAGGAGGGTTAGTAATAGACTTTTTTGGGGAGGTGAGTAAATACAGGCGAGAGAGACAGACATATGgattttatgttttgtttgttttttttttttttggtacataCCCGGACTGCCTAAATCGGTGAGATTTGCATTTGCCGTATCCATGCCAACAGCAAGACCAGTGGCCATCATCGAAAGCCTTAACAGCAGGAGACAACATAGCTGTAGGCCAAAATTCCTAATAATGTTGTTGTAAATGGACGAGACTTTTGCTGTGACTACGTCAGCTGCGACCAGGGCTACTACAGATAGTGATGATGACCATGTCGATGATGAGGAGGAGGAGAATGGGTTGGTGGCGTTGTAGAGGGATGAAGAAAATGTTGATGATAATGAAGTTGGTGTTGTGTCATTTGTATACTGCTTACTTTTGTGATGCCATGTTGCAGTTGGGTAATGACGTTGGTAAAGCTTTGTTGTTATTCCCGTTATAGCACGTTCAGCTTCTTCGACTGGATGATGGCCTTGTGGCTGTGTGGGAGTAGTCTTAGGTCCTAAAGTCTTTTGTAGTGCGCTACCGTTGGTATTGGTACTGCTGCTGCTGGTGGGTTCATCCTTGATGATGTTGCTCTTACTCCCATGCCGGCTTAGCATTCTCTTAGAGTTTTCCTTAATCCTTGCAGTCGTTCTGTCATCATATCCTTTACTCCTATGGCTAATAattttgttgctgctgctggtgGTAGTTGTTAAGATTAAGCTTTTGCTGGGACTGCTGTTACAATTGGTACTCCTACTAATAGCATTGATGGCATTGTCACCTATCCTATCTGTAACTCTCTTTTGCAGCTGATAAATTTCTCTCCCTTCATACCGCTGCTGTTGCTGATGAGCTTCTTCTGTTTCTTTCATATTGCTACTATCCCCACAATTACTGGTTACCCATCTTACAGTTTCTCCCCTATCATTGTTGATAACATCAGGTCTTATCCCTTTGTCGTAGAGATTTTGATGCTGACATTTCGTCTCATGATGGGAAATAGTAGAACATCGACCAAATCTGCTACAGCAACTGCTCTTATTCGGTCCGATGCTACAACAAACCAATGGGCTATTTATCTCCAGGCTATTATTATGATTTCTACACCATCTGTGTGGTGGCTGTTGCTCTTGCATTTTCGTTTGTTCGTTTTGGGCATCCTCCTTTTTAATCTTTTCATCATACGGAAATCTACTACTCGTTGTGACAATGGTCCTGCTAGCACTGCAAGTATTACAACTCTGGctgatattattttcttttgtagatttaaagctaaTATGTTGTGGGCTATTGTTGGAGAATTGACTGCTTGCTGGAGTATTGTGGCAGTCGTTTCCAATGATTCCACTACTACAGCAATTTGTAGTAAGAATGCTATGTGTGTTGCTTTTAAAGCCACTTCTATTAATGTAAAACATCATCATAGATATTTGTTTTCCATTGGTGATTTCACATtggaattgcaaaattttcgattgtctACGTTCCAGAGACACTTAAggggttttttgttttcagtgcCCCCAGTTGGACGCcagttatttagaatactccacgttgggcgccaatatacacagatggagtttcttttatgtttatattttatttgaatttatttttgttttccaagtagattttttaataggccacgttgggcgccagctATTGCAATAGAACTTTTGTTGTCTTCCAAACTTTTTATCGATCACTCACTCGAAGGCAGTATTGTTGACCTTGACGGACTCAAAGTAAATGAACATAAATCTTCAATTGCAGGATTATTTTGTATTAAATGCAAAATAAAGTCTCTTGAATGCGATCTCTCTCTCCTCTCTTTGtcttaaaatatagaaatacaaagcgATGGTGTCGGCGGGTTAACGATGTTATTACGTTTGAGTTTAATAATCAAATGAAAGAGAAACATATAACACTCCACGTTTAACCCAAAAATTTCCAGGAAAATTCAATAGATTGCCGAGTTTTTCGGTTGATGAATGGTATTTTAATGCTTGGttgttgtctgtctgtctgcctgcctAGCCTGGGATTTGTTTGTTTTGGCTTGTTGGAAAAACGTGCCGATGCAAGAAAATTGTTATTGTACTGACCCTGGTGGTGGTAGCAATGATGCGATCTACTAACACACGAACACAATCGCAAAAGCAACAACTCTTCAATTGAGGATAATATTGACGGTAATGATGATAGTGTTACTGAGACTCATTTAAACTTCAGCAAAGGTGACAATAATACTGAGGACAAAACGCAGGAGGTTATCGATGATATCGATGACCTTCTATTTCTTCTTATCGATTTGTTAATGTTTGTGGTTGAGTTCTTCTTGTTGCTGTGGTTATAGGTAAACAACATTGGCCTCAAAGGTAATGTGTTTGCTTCTTTGAGAAGGTCTATTGGAATTTCTCTTAAATGTTTATGGTATAGCACaatgttgtttttgtaattCTCTTCTGAACTGCTAATGTTTTTATTACGATCAGTAGGAGACATTGTCGTCTTAATCATTGAATTGTTGTTTACATTTATTATtcaatatcaccaacattttctcCATGTAAAAAATCATTGAGATATCCATAGGTTTCTTACGATGATCTGGGCAACGATATATATCTCACCCACAGTTGGTGGTGTATGAggaaattttcaattgtttatcaattgattttaacttttttgtatacacaaaattttatttcttctttcaAACGAAAAAAGACCATATGAACGCATGCGCCTAGTATAAAGCGGATCTAATTGTTTGATCTTTTTTTGTCGATTTCTAAAAGGTTCCTTTTTtc encodes:
- the LOC142225197 gene encoding uncharacterized protein LOC142225197 — translated: MMMFYINRSGFKSNTHSILTTNCCSSGIIGNDCHNTPASSQFSNNSPQHISFKSTKENNISQSCNTCSASRTIVTTSSRFPYDEKIKKEDAQNEQTKMQEQQPPHRWCRNHNNSLEINSPLVCCSIGPNKSSCCSRFGRCSTISHHETKCQHQNLYDKGIRPDVINNDRGETVRWVTSNCGDSSNMKETEEAHQQQQRYEGREIYQLQKRVTDRIGDNAINAISRSTNCNSSPSKSLILTTTTSSSNKIISHRSKGYDDRTTARIKENSKRMLSRHGSKSNIIKDEPTSSSSTNTNGSALQKTLGPKTTPTQPQGHHPVEEAERAITGITTKLYQRHYPTATWHHKSKQYTNDTTPTSLSSTFSSSLYNATNPFSSSSSSTWSSSLSVVALVAADVVTAKVSSIYNNIIRNFGLQLCCLLLLRLSMMATGLAVGMDTANANLTDLGSPGMYQKKKKQTKHKIHMSVSLACIYSPPQKSLLLTLLNNIVIIISSKD